CCACGCGAAGGTGACGACCGAGGCGCGGGTCAAGACCCCGGCCAATGCCGAGAAGGTGCTCTCCGAGGGCATGGCCGACCTGGTCTCGATCGTGCGCGGCCAGATCGCCGATCCGCATCTCGCGACCAAGGCGAAGGAGGGGCGGCCGGAGGACATCCGCCCCTGCATCTCCTGCAACCAGCTCTGCATCGGCCGGCGCTTCCGCGACTACTGGGTGTCCTGCCTGGTCAACCCGTCG
This portion of the Deltaproteobacteria bacterium PRO3 genome encodes:
- a CDS encoding oxidoreductase, producing the protein MTVSGAEPYPGGLTLADKQEIVAYLDSRGLVDYVSCGTGHYLNQSFKLVPSFHFNMMLGAPDAAKLKEVVRHAKVTTEARVKTPANAEKVLSEGMADLVSIVRGQIADPHLATKAKEGRPEDIRPCISCNQLCIGRRFRDYWVSCLVNPS